In Actinomadura luzonensis, the genomic window CTGCCCGCCGTGCCGTGGCGGCCACCGGCTGGCGCCGCCGCCGGCGGGGTCGAGCTGGTCGTGGGCCACACCCGCGACGAGTACCGGCTGTTCATGGCCATCACCGGCGACCTCGGCGCCGTCACCGCCGAACGGGCGGCCGCCGCGCTGCGGGCGCTCGCCCCCGACCCCGGCGCCTACCGCGCCGCCCACCCGCAGGCCGGCGACGAGCGGCTGTACGAGCTGGTGCACTCCGACTGGCTGTTCCGGATGCCCTCGGAGCGGCTGGCCGACACCCACCGCCGGCACGGCCGGTCCTACCTGTACGAGCTGACCTGGCCCGCCACCGGCATGGGCGGCGGCCTCCTCGGCGCCTGCCACGGGCTCGGCCTGCCGCTGACCTTCGGCAACCTGACCGCCGGCTCGGCCGGGCTGCTGCTCGGGCCGGAGGCGTCGCCGGCCGCGGCCGGGCTGTCGGCCCGGGTCCGCGCCGCGTGGACCGCGTTCGCCGCGACCGGCGACCCGGGCTGGCCGGCGTACGAGCCGGGCGACCGGCACACCTGGATCATCGACGCCGAGCCCCGCGTGGCGCCCTACCCGGAGGAGCCGTCCCGGGCGCTGTGGGCCGGGCACGCCTTCGACCCCCTCCCGCTGCTGCCCCAGGCGTGAGCCGCGCTCACCGGGTGCGCCGGGCGAGCAGGGCCAGCAGCCCGGCCATGACGAGCCCGAGCACGGCCAGCGACACCCGGTCGGCGGTGCTCTCGCCGTTGGCGATCACGCCGAACGCGGTGTGCGCCACCAGCGCCCCGCCGGCCAGCGCCAGGCTGTGCCGGTCGCGCCACCCGCCGTGCGCCGTCCACCGGCGCAGCAGCATCCCCGCCGCCACGGCCAGCAGCGCCGCCGCCGCCATCGGCACCGCCACCCAGCCGCCCTCGGTGAAGGCCGGGTGGCGGGCGCCGCCGAAGGGGAACAGCAGCGCCAGGTAGCCGAACGCCGCCACCCCGGCCAGGCCCGCGACGACCGGAGGCGCGGGCACCGCCAGGGGCGGGGCGGCCGGCGGCCCCGCCGGGCGGGGGGTCAGACGCAGCGCGAGCAGCGCCAGCACCGCGACGGCCAGCACGAACGCCGCCACCGCCGCCGGCGGCGCCTGGTAGCCGGGGTCCATGAAGGAGGTCGTCCACCGCAGCAGCCCGGCGCCCAGCACGAACACCGCCCCCGCCACGACCAGCCCCGTCCGCCCCAGGTAGGGCCGGTGACGCAGGTCCGGCAGGACGAGGTCCACCAGCAGGATCGGCAGCGCCACGCTGAAGACCGCGTGGTAGGGGATGTTCAGCTCGGTGTAGGCGCTGTTGAGCCCGAGCAGCCTGGGCGCCCAGCCGGCCACGCCGTAGAGGGTCGGGCTGGTCAGCGCCTGCAGCGCCAGCCCTTCCTCCACGATCCCGTACGCCGCCCCGAGCAGCAGCACGGCCGGCCAGCCGCGCCCGGCCCGGCGTACCAGCTCGCGGATCAGCACGGTGCCCGCGCCGTAGATCGGCGTCCACAGCAGCAGCAGCCACGCCTGGCGCAGGGGCGGATTGCCGAGCGTCAGCTCGGCGACGACCGGGGTGAGCCCGGCCAGCAGGAGCGCGGCCCACCGGCCGCGTGCTCGTGAGGTGACCATGCCCTCACGCTCTCCCGCCGCGGGCGCGCCGCGCTGCTGCCGCAGGGCCGGTCCTTGCCCTCTTCGGTCGCCTGCCCGGGGTGACTTAGGTTGCCACGGCGGGCGGCGCGATGCTGACTTCGGTTGCTTACCGGGCGCGACGCCGCCGGATACGATCGGCGACTGTGTTCGCAGCACGCAGCCGGGACGACACCGGGAGCAGCCGCGCCCCCGAGGCGGACGGGCCGGGCAGGCCCGGCGGCTCGCCGCGCGACCGGGCGGCCGGCGTCGGCGGGGTCGTGCTCGCCCTGGCCGGGGCCGCCGGCGTGATCTGGGGGGACCTGGTCCCCGGCGCGCCCGGCTGGTGGCTGTGGGCCGACGTCGCCGGCGGGGCCCTGGCGTGCGTGGGGCTGTGGTGGTGCCGGCGCCTGCCGGTGGCCGCCTCGCTGGCCGTCATCGCGCTGTCGGCCCCGGCCGCGGCGGCCGTGGCGGCGGGCATCGCCACGCTCGTCGCCGCGCTGTACCGGCGGCCGCCCGTGGCCGTGGCGGTGGGGGCGGCGTGGGTGGCGGCGACGCTGGTCAGGTTCGCCTGGCGGCCGCCCGGGCTGGCGCCGTACCCGGTGTGGGCGCTGGTCGCGGTGCTGTTCGGCGGGGCGGTCACCGGCTGGGGCATCGTGGCCAGGACCCGGCGCGAGCTGCTGGCGTCCCTGGCGGAACGCGCCCGCCGCGCCGAGGCCGACCAGCGGCAGCGCGCGGAGGAGGCCCGCCGCAACGAACGGCTGCGCATCGCCCGCGAGATGCACGACGTGCTCGCCCACCGGCTGACGCTGCTGGCCGTGCACGCCGGGGCGCTGGAGTTCAACCCGGCGGCCCGGCCGGAGGAGGTCGGCGAGGCGGCCGGGGTCATCAGGACCAGCGCCCACCAGGCGTTGCAGGAGCTGCGCGCGGTCATCTCCGTGCTGCGCGAGAGCCCGTCGGCCGAGCTCCCGCTGACCGGGCTCGCGCCGCTGGTCGAGGAGTCGCGGCGGGCCGGGATGCGGATCGAGCTGCGTGAGCGCGGCGTGCCCTTCGCCGGCCTGCCGGACACGACCCGGCGCACCGCGTACCGGGTCGTGCAGGAGGGGCTGACCAACGCGCGCAAGCACGCGCCCGGCCGGCCCGTCACCGTCGAGGTGTCCGGCGCTCCCGGCGGCGAGCTGACCGTCGAGGTGCGCAACCCGCCGCCCGCCGGGCGGGAGCCGGCGGGGCTCGCCGCTACCGGCGGCGGCGCCGGGCTCGCCGGGCTGGAGGAACGGGTGTCGCTGGCGGGCGGGCGGCTGGAGCGCGGGCACACCGGCGACGGCGGGTTCCGGCTGGCCGCGCGGCTACCATGGCCCCGTGAGCACAGAAGCGAGCCCAGACCCGATGGGTGAGCCGGCGAGCGGGCCCCCGGGCCCGATCCGGGTGCTCATCGTCGACGACGACGCGCTCGTGCGCGCCGGGCTGACGCTGATGCTCAAGGGCGCCCCCGACCTCCAGGTGGTGGGCGCGGTGGCCGACGGGGCGCAGGTGCAGGCCGCGGTCGGCGAGCACGCGCCCGACGTGGTCCTCATGGACATCCGCATGCCCGGCCTCGACGGCATCGACGCCACCCGCAGGCTGCGCGCCCGCCAGGACGCGCCGGAGGTCATCATCCTGACCACGTTCGACGCCGACGAGCACGTGTTCCGGGCGCTGCGCGCGGGAGCCGGCGGCTTCCTGCTGAAGGACACGCCGCCCGAGGGCATCGTCGAGGCCGTCCGGCGGGTCGCGGCCGGCGAGCCGAGCCTGTCGCCGAGCGTCACCCGCCGGCTGATCGCCCGCCTGGTGCCCGAGGAGGAGGACCGGCGGCGGGCCGACGCCCGGCGGGTGCTGTCGGCCCTCAGCGAGCGCGAGCGGGAGGTGGCGCTGGCGGTCGGGCAGGGCAAGGCCAACGCCGTCATCGCGGGCGAGCTGCACATGAGCGTGGGCACGGTCAAGGGCTACATCTCGCGCATCCTCACCAAGGCGGGCCTGGACAACCGCGTCCAGCTCGCCCTCGTCGTCCACGACGCCGCGCCGGACCGGCCGAGCTGACCGCGCTGACCGTGCTGACCGTGCTCACCTGGGGGTGGCGGCGCGCTCGCGCAGGATGCGCGCCGTCTCCTCGTCGGCGGGCAGGAACGCCTCCAGCCGCAGCTCCGACAGCGTGACGTCCACGGCGGTCGCGAACGACGTCAGCGTCGTCATCAGGCGCAGTTCGCCCTCCGGCACGCGCAGCCGCAGCGGCACCGCGAAACCGAGGTGCTCGGCGGGCGCGGCCAGCCCGCGCAGGTAGCCGTCCAGCTCGGCGACGAACGCCGCCAGCTCGGCATCGGGGCTGCGATGGAGCTGGTCGCGCAGGCTGCCGGTGATGTGGCGGCCCCACTCCGGCAGGTTGGCCACCCGGCGGGCCATGCCGTCGGGATGCAGCGCCAGCCGCACCACGTTGAGCGGGGGCTCCAGCAGCTCGGGCGCGGCGCCCTCGGTGAGCACGCCGAAAGCCGCGTTGGCCGCGACCAGCAGGCCGTGCGGCCGCACGACCACCGCCGGATAGGGCAGATGCCCGTCCAGGATGCGCTCCAGCGCCTCGCGCACCGGGCCCAGCTCGGGCGCGTCGAGCGACGACTCGGCATAGACCGGGGCGTACCCGGCGGCCAGCAGGAACGCGTTCCGCTCGCGCAGCGACAACCCCAGCGACTCGGCCAGCCGCACCACCATGCCGCGCCCCGGCCGCGAGCGTCCCTGCTCCAGGAAGCTCAGGTGCCGCTGCGTCGTGTCGGCCCGGATCGCCAGGTCGAGCTGGCTGACCCGGCGGCGCGAGCGCCAGCGCCGCAGCTCGCCGGCGAAGGGATTGGGATCTGCCGACACCGTCATGGACCCATTCATACCGGACACCACGGCGGCCGCGATTCCCTCCAGGGAATCGCGGCGCCGCATCCGGGCGCCGCACACTGGCGGCCATGAGCGAAACCATGAAGATCCAGGAGTGGGCCGGCCGATACGTCGCCCAGTGGAACGAGCCCGACCCGGACCGCCGCGCGGCCCTGGTCCGCGAGCTGTGGGCGGGCGACGGCGTCCAGGTGCTCGTCGACCCGCCGCAGGCGATCCGCGAGGCGGCGGCCGGGCTGGCGTTCCCGGCGCCGCCGCTGGAGGTGCGCGGGCACGAGGCGCTGGAGGCGCGGGTCCGGCGGGCCTACGAGATGTTCGTCGCGCCGGGGGAGCACGTGTTCGCGGCGGCGGGGGAGGCGTTCGCGCTGCTGCCCGGCCTGGTGGCGCTGCGGTGGTCGATGGTGTCCGCCCGTACGGGGGAGCGGGCCGGCGGCGGCCTGGACGTCCTGGCCCTGGACGCCGACGGCCGCATCCGCACCGACCACCAGTTCATCGAGGCGAGCTGACGAGGCCGCGGATCGCGCGCCGATCAGGTTTCCGCGCCGCGACCGTCGGTACCTGTGAGATCGACTCACGAGAGGCCGGCACGATGCGGAAACTGAGCTTCGCCATGAACGTGACCCTGGACGGCTACATCGCCGCGCCCGGCGACGACCTCGGCTGGAGCGGGGGAGAGGGACCGGACTCCTCACCGGGCGACGAGCTGTTCCAGTGGTGGTCCGACCGGGTGGCCGCCACGGGCCTGTCGCTGTACGGGCGCAAGCTGTGGGAGGCGATGAGCTCCCACTGGCCGGCCGCCGGCGAGCGGCCGGAGGCCACCCCGGCCGAGACCGAGTTCGCCCGCCGCTGGCGGGACATGCCGAAGGTGGTGTTCTCCGCCACGACCGCCACGACCGGCACGACCGGCACGACCGGCACGACCGGCACGACCGGCACGACCGGCTGGAACGCCCGCCTGTTCACCGGCGACGCGGTCACCGAGATCACCAGGCTCAAGGCCGGCGACGGCGGCCCCATGGACATCGGCGGTGCCACGCTCGCCGCGGCGGCCATGCGGGCCGGGCTGATCGACGAGTACGCGGTCGTCACCCACCCGGTCCTGGTGGGCGGCGGCACGCCGTTCTTCACCGCCCTGGACCGCTGGGTGAGCCTGAGCCTGGTCGAGACCCGGACGTTCCCCGGCGGCGTGGTGCTGACCAGGTACGAGACGAGACGGTGAGCACGCGGGGCCGCCCTCCGGTCACAGTGCCGGGGGCAGGCCCAGCCATGGTTTTCCGGTGGCGTCGAACCCCGTGAGCTCGGCGATCCGCCCGTCGGCGATCCGCAGGACCGCGAGGTTGAACAGCCGGTACTGCGCGTCGCCAGGGGCGCGGAGGTACAGCGCGGCGGCAGGCATGCGGTTGACCGTCGTGGCGACGCAGCGCCAGTCGTCGCGGCCGCGCCGGAAGAGCCCACCGGAGACCCAGCCGTCCACCGCGTCCCTGGCCGTCCTGCTCAACGTGCCCGGCTCGGGCAGCATCGCGAAGCGCAGGTCGTCGCGCAGCAAGGACATCAGCCCGTCGAGGTCGTTGCGCTCATGGGCGTCGATGTACGCCTTCACCACGCTGCGCTCGTCGTCCGACAGCTCGTGGGTGGCGGGGCTCCGCCAGTCGAGGCGGCGGCCGGGCAGCTGCTCGCGCATCGTCACCCGGGCCCGCTGCAGGGCGCTGGTCACCGACGCGACGGTCAGCCCGAGGGCGTCGGCGGCCTTCGACGCCGGCCAGCCGAGGACGTCGCGCAGGACGAGCACCGCCCGCTGCCGCGGCGGCAGGTGCTGGACGGCGACGATGAACGCCAGCTCGATCGTCTCCCGCGCCACCACCGACTCCTGCGGATCCTCGGGGAGCATCCCGTCGGGGTACGGCTGCAGGTACGACAGCTCGGAGCCGGGCAGCCCGGCCGGCACCGGCGTGCGGTCGTTGCGCTTGTCCAGGAAGTCGAGGCAGGCGTTCGTCGCGATCCGGTACAGCCAGGTCCGCAGGGTCGCGTGGCCCTTGAACGACTCCCGCTTGTTCCACGCCCGCAGGAACGTCTCCTGCGTCATGTCCTGGGCGTCGTCGTAGTTCGCGAGCATCCGGTAGCAGTGCACCTGCAGCTCACGCCGGTGGCGCTCGGTGACGAGCGCGAACCGGGCCGGGTCGCCCGCGCGGGCCGCCGCGATGAACGTGGCCTCGGCGGCGCCCAGCGGTCTTGCGTCGGTCATGGTGGTCGATCCTTTCATCGACGGAACCGACGAACCGGCGGAGCGTTTCTGATCGGTGGAGGCGGGCGGCCGGCGAAATGGATTAGAAATTTATATAAGTTGCTTATAGGATCTTCGGCGTGCCGCCCACGCCGCAGCCCGACGAGCTGCCCGACAAGCTGCCCGACGAGCCGTCCGACGAGCCGTCCGACGAGTTGGACGTCCCCCACCTGACCGACGTGCTGGAGGACTTCATCCGGATGTTCATCCGCCTGCCCTCGGTGCAGCGGCTGAGCTTCACCACGTTGTCCGTCCTCCACACGCTGGCCGGCCAGGGCCCCAAGCGCCTCACCGACCTGGCCGCCGGCGAGCAGGTCACCCAGCCCGCCATCACCCAGATGGTCGCCAAGCTGGAACGCGAGGGCCTGGTGGAACGCCGTCCCGACCCGTCGGACCGCCGGGCCGTGCTCGTCCGCGTCACCGAGGCCGGTGCCGCGATCGTGCACGGCCGGCGCGCCGACCGCAGGGCGCACCTCACCGACCTCACCGCCGCGCTCACCCCAGCGGAACGAGCCTCCATCGCGGCGGCCCTGCCCGCCCTGGCCCGCCTCGCCGAGGTGAACCGGCACCTGGCCGAGCAGCACCGGAGGAACTGACCATGCCCACCACCGACCGCCCCTTCCCTCTTGAGCCGACCCCCGTCCACGTGCCCGACGAGATCCTGGACGACCTGCGCCGCCGCCTGGAGCTGACCCGCTGGCCCGACGACGTCGGCAACGAGGACCGCTACTACGGCGTCGACGCCGTCTACCTGCGCGAACTCGTCGAGCACTGGCGCACCGGCTACGACTGGCGCAAGGCCGAGGCCGCGATCAACGCCTACGAGCACTACCACGTCGACATCGACGGCGTGCCGGTGCACTTCATGCGCCGCCCCGGCACCGGCCCCGACCCGACGCCGCTGATCCTCACCCACGGCTGGCCCTGGACGTTCTGGCACTGGTCGAAGGTCGTGGACCCGCTCGCCGACCCGGCCGCGCACGGCGGCGACCCGGCCGAGGCGTTCGACGTCATCGTGCCCTCGTTGCCCGGCTTCGGCTTCTCCAGCCCGCTGCCGCGCCACCCCGGCATGAACTTCTGGAAGGTCGCCGACGTCTGGCACACCCTGATGACCGACGTCCTCGGCCACCGCCGCTACGCCGCCGCCGGCTGCGACGTCGGCGCGCTGGTGTGCGGGCAGCTCGGCCACAAGTACGCCGGCGAGCTGTACGGCATCCACATCGGCTCCGGGCAGAAGCTCACCATGTTCAACGGCGACCGGGCCTGGGACCTCAGCGGCGGCCGGCCCATCCCCGACGGCCTGCCGGCCCACGTCCACGCCCGGGTGGTGGAGCTGGACCGGCGCTTCGCCGCGCACCTGGCGGCGCACGTCCTCGGGCCGAGCACGCTCGCGTACGGGCTGACGGACTCGCCCGCCGGGATGCTCGCCTGGATCCTCGAACGCTGGATCAAGTGGAGCGCCAACGACGGCGACGTCGAGACCGTCTTCACCAAGGACGACCTGCTCACCCACGCCATGATCTACTGGGTGACGAACTCGATCGGCACGTCCATCCGCACCTACGCCAACAACAACCGCTACCCGTGGACCCCCTCCCACGACCGGTGGCCGCGGGTGGAGGCGCCGACCGGCATCACGTTCGTCGCCCACGAGAACCCGCCCGGCGTCACCACCGCCGACCGCGTCCAGCACTTCCTCGACAGCGACCGGGCCCCCTGGTACAACCACGTCAACCTCACCGTGCACGAGCGCGGCGGCCACTTCATCCCGTGGGAGATCCCGGAGGAGTGGGTGGACGACCTGCGCCGCACCTTCCGCGGCCGCCGCCACGACTGAGCCGCGTCCCGTCGTTTTGACACCTTCTGCGGCTGACCGCTATCTATTGGCTAACCGTTAGGGGGTGGAGGGTGCAGGACGCGGTGCTGGCGATGCTCGCCAAGGAGCCGTCCCACGGCTACGACCTGCACGCCCGGCTGCGGCGCGCCCTCGGCCCGCTCGGCGAGTCGTTGAACCGCGGCCAGATCTACGTCACGCTGGCCCGGCTGGAGAAGGCGGGCCTCGTCGTCTGCGAGCGGTCCGACGGCCTGCCCGAACGGCCCGAGCGCAAGGTCTACGCGCTGACGCCGGCCGGCCAGCAGCGGGTCACCGCCTGGCTGGCCGAGGTCGGCCGGCCGAAGCCGGACCTGGCGGAGTTCCACCTCAAGCTCGCCGCCGCGGCCGCGGCCCGGCTCGCCGACCCGGTCGAGCTGGTGGCGGCGCAGCGCCGCGAGCTGCTGCGCCGCCTGCGCGAGGTGCAGCGCGCGGCGCTGGCGGAGCCCGCCGGGTCGGCCGCCGGCCTGCTGCTGGAAGGGGTCGTGCTGCGGTTGCAGGCCGACCTGCGCTGGCTGGAGGCGTGCGAGCGGGCCTGGTCCAAGGTCGACGACGAAGCCGAGGATGCATGAACGTGTCACAGCCCGCCCTCCGGGCGCGTCACCTGGTGAAGGCGCACGGCCAGGGACAGGGCCGGGTCCGCGCCGTGGACGAGGTCGACCTGGAGGTGCCCCAGGGGCAGCTGCTGGCCGTCATGGGGCCGAGCGGCTGCGGCAAGTCGACACTGCTGCACCTGCTGGGCGGCCTGGAACGGCCGACCGGCGGGGAGGTGTGGGTGGCCGGCCGGCGCATCGACACGCTCAGCGAGCGGGCGCTGGCCCGCCTGCGGCGCCGCTCGGTTGGGTTCGTCTTCCAGGCGTTCCACCTGGTGGAGGAGCTGTCGGCGGCCGAGAACGTCGAGCTGCCCGCGCTGCTGGCCGGGCGCTCCCGCCGCCAGGCCAGGCGGCGCGCCGGCCATCTGCTGGAACGCGTCGGCCTCGCCGGGCGCGCCCGGCACCTGCCCGCGCAGCTGTCCGGCGGGCAGCGGCAGCGCGTCGCGCTCGCCCGCGCGCTGGTCAACGAACCGCTGGTGGTCCTGGCCGACGAGCCGACCGGCAACCTCGACAGCGCCGCCACCCTCGACGTCCTGAGGATCTTCGAGGAGCTGCGCGCCGCCGGGCAGACCTTCGTCGTCGTCACGCACGACGAGCGGGTGGCGGCCACGGCGGACCGGCTGATCTCGATGCGCGACGGGATGTTCGTCGACGACACCTGGCTGGCCGGCGCCGCGCGGCCCGGACTCGGCGGGCTCATCGGGCTGGAGGGCTGAGCGTCATGGGCTCTTTCGTGCTCGTCGGCCGGCTGGTGCTCGCCGACCTGCGCCGGCACCGGGCGCAGGCCGCGATGCTGCTGCTCGCGGTGACCGTGGCCACCGCCACGATGGCGCTCGGCCTGTCCCTGGGCGGCATGAGCGACGCGCTGTACGCGCAGACCCGCGCGGCCACCGCGGGCCCGGACGTGGTGGCGCTCACCAGCGCCACCGGCCCCGCCGCGACCCCGGCCCTGGCGTCGCTGGCCGACGACCCCGACGTGATCGCGCACCACGGCCCCTACCGCGTCGTCTACGCCGACCTCACCGCGCGCGGCTCCGCCACCTCCCAGGTGGTCGTGCAGGGCTTCGCCGAGAAGCCCGCCGCGGTCAACCGGCCGCTGGTGACCTCCGGCCGCTGGGTCCGCCCCGGCGGCACCGTGCTCGAACGCGGCTTCGCCACCGCGCTGGGCGTCGGCGTCGGCGACCGCGTCACCATCGCCGGCCGCTCCTACCCCGTCGTCGGGATCGCCGTCACCGCGGCCACCTCGATCTACCCGTGGGCGGCCCAGGTCGGACCGGGCGGCGGCCCCACCGACTACAGCGGCCTGGCCTGGATGACCCGCTCCGACGCCCGCGCGCTGGCGTCGTCAGCGGACCTCCCCGTCACCATGGCGCTGGACCTCAAGCTGCGCGACCCCGCCGCGACCGGGACCATCGACGGCGCCGACCGCTTCCCCGACATCGACATCACCCTGCACTCCTGGCAGTTCACCGCCGCGCAGGACAAGGTCATCCTCAGGAACAGCCGGCCGATCCTGCTCGTCGGAAGCTGGCTGCTCAGCTTCCTGGCCGTCACCGGGGTGGCGGCGCTGGCCGCCGGGCGCGCGATCGAGCAGACCCGCCGGGCCGGGCTGCTCAAGGCCGTCGGCGCCGGCCCTGGCCTGATCGGCGCCGTCGTGCTCACCCAGTACCTGGTGCTGGCGCTGGCCGGCGACGCGCTGGGGCTGGCGCTCGCCCGCCTGGCCGGGCCCGCCCTCGCCAGCCCCACCGCCAGCCGGATCGGCGACGCGGCCGGGCCCGGCACGTCCACCGTCGTCACGGCGACCGTCCTCGCGGTGGCGGTGGCGGTGCTGTCCACGCTGCGTCCCACGACGCGGGCCCTGCGCACGGCCACCGTCAGCGCCCTGTCCGCCGCCCCGCGCAGCCCCCGGCACCGGCCCTGGCTCACCGCGCTGTCCGCGCTGCTGCCCACGCCGCTGCTGCTCGGCCTGCGGCTGACCGCCCGCCGCCCCGGCCGCGCCGTGCTGCAGGCGTGCGCCACCGCCACCACGGTGATCGCGATCGTCGGCCTGCTGACCATGCACGTCCAGCCGGAGCGGGGCTACGGCCTCGGCGGCGCCGCCGGCCTGCCCAACCTGCGCGGCGAGTACGACCGCCGGCTGGTGCTCGCCGTCACCCTCCTGCTGATCGCCCTCGCCGTCGTCAACACCCTCACCTTCACCTGGACCACGGCCGTCGAGGCCCGGGCGAACATGGCGATCGCCCGCACCCTCGGCGCCACCCCAGGCCAGGTCACCGCGGGGCTGTCCGCCGCTCAGCTCCTGCCGAGCCTGCCCGGCGCCGCCGCCGGCGTCCCGCTGGGCGTCGGCCTGCTCTCGCTCTTCGCCGCCAGGAACGCGGCCCAACCGCCCGCCGCCTGGCTGCTCGGCGCGGCCCTCGCGATCCTCCTGGCGACGGCGGCGCTCGCCGCCCTCCCCGCCCGCCTGGCGGCCCGCCGCCCCGTGGCGCAGGCCCTCGCCGCCGAGACGGCGTGACCGGGCCCTCCCGGCCACGTCCCGCGCCGGCCGACGGCGTGCCCGCCGTGGAACCGGCCGCCCCCTGGGCGAAGGACAACGACCGCCGGCAGCTCGTGGCCCGCACCCCCCACGGCGTTCCACCGGGACGGCGACCGCTGGACGAAGAGCCGCCTCCCGCCGAACGCGGCGACGTCAGCGCGGTTCCGCCACGGGCCCGTCCGACCTCTGGGCCCGTACCCGCCGACGACCCCGCCCCCGCACGACGAGGCCCCGCCCGGCCCGCTCAGCGACCTGCCCAAGAGAGCGCCGCGCGCGCTGGCCGAGCGCGCCCGCATCCGCTGGCTGCGCGCTGTGGAGGCGCATCTGTCGCCCCGGGGCCGGTGCATCGCGCTGATCCCGTACTACGCCGGCGCCCGCATCAGCGAGGTCGTCCGCCTCGATGTCGGCGACATCCAGATGCCGGCCCGCAAGGGCCGGCTGCGCCTGTACGGCAAGGGCGGCAAGTTCCGCGAGGTCGACGAGACCACACCCGCCGAGACGTCACTGGAAACAGGCCCAAAGCACCTCAAGACAGAAGAAACTGATGACAACCCGACGGAGACCATTATGAAAGCCGCCATCCGACACCTTCACACGCCGGACATCGCCCCAGGCACCTACGTTCCCGACGATCCACAACGCTTCATGTTCCTGGTCCAGATGATCGCCGGTCCCGATGACGGTCCTGGAGACGAGTCTTTCGATTTCACCGTCTGCACCCCGCAATGGCTTCAGGACCAAGTCGAACGCGACGACTGAACCGCCCCGGCTTTGATGGAGACCTCAGCGGTTGATTGCTAGGGCTTCGTTGGGGTGGTGCTGAGCGTAGTAGATCGCCTCGAACTCCTCGGGCGGGAGGTGTCCGATGGCTGAGTGCAGGCGGGTCGTGTTGAACCAGGCCACCCATTCAGCGGTGGCCAGTTCCACCTCAGCCAGGCTGCGCCACGGGCCCCGGGGCTTGATCAGCTCGGTCTTGTAGAGGCCGATATGCGATTCCATCAGGGCGTTGTCGAGCGCGTCGCCGACCGTGCCGATGGAGGCGTCGATGCCGGCCGCCAGCAGATGGGTGGTGAACCGGAAAGAGGTGTATTGACTGCCCGCGTCCGAGTGATGAACCAGTCCCGGCCCGGCCGGGTGGCCGGTGCGCTCACGCCGCCACAGGGCCATGTCCAGGGCGTCCAGCACGAGCGTGGTGTGCTTGGTCAGCGAGGCGGCCCAGCCGACGATCGCCCGGGAGTAGATGTCGACGACGAACGCGACGTAGACCACCCCGCACCAGGCCGTCACGTGGGTGAAGTCGGCCACCCAGGTGGCGTTCGGCTGCTGGGCGGTGAAGTCGCGCTGCAGCCGGTCGGCCGCCCGCTCGTGCCCGGGATCGGGCGTGGTGGTGCGGATCTTCTTGCCCCGCCGGGCGCCGTGCAGGCCGAGTGCGCGCATCCGGCGCTCGACGGTGCAGCGGGCCACCCGATGCCCCTCGCGCAGCAGTTGCTGCCAGACTTTGCGGGCGCCGTAGACGCCGTAGTTGGCGGTGTGGATGCGCTGGATGTGGGCGTCCAGTTCGGCGTCGCGCACCGCCCGCGTCGAGGGCGGGCGCCTCTTGGCGGCGTAGTAGGTGCTGGTGGAGATGGGGCAGCCGTGCTCGGTCAGGACACGGCAGATCGGCTCGACACCGAACACGCCGGCGTGCTGGTCGATGAAGGTCACGAGTGCGTGTGCGGCCGGTCGAGCTCGGCCGCGAAGAAAGCCGATGCGGCCTTCAGGATCTCGTTCGCCCGCCGCAGTTCGGCGTTCTCCCGGCGCAACCGCTTCAGCTCGGCCGACTCGTCCGTCGTGCGGCCGGGCCGGCTGCCCTCATCGATCTGCGCCTGGCGGACCCAGGTACGCAGTGTCTCCGCGGTGCCGATGCCGAGCTTGGTCGCCACCGCGTTGATCGTGGCCCACTCGGTCGGGTAATCCGGCCGCACCTCGGCGACCATCCGCACC contains:
- a CDS encoding epoxide hydrolase family protein translates to MPTTDRPFPLEPTPVHVPDEILDDLRRRLELTRWPDDVGNEDRYYGVDAVYLRELVEHWRTGYDWRKAEAAINAYEHYHVDIDGVPVHFMRRPGTGPDPTPLILTHGWPWTFWHWSKVVDPLADPAAHGGDPAEAFDVIVPSLPGFGFSSPLPRHPGMNFWKVADVWHTLMTDVLGHRRYAAAGCDVGALVCGQLGHKYAGELYGIHIGSGQKLTMFNGDRAWDLSGGRPIPDGLPAHVHARVVELDRRFAAHLAAHVLGPSTLAYGLTDSPAGMLAWILERWIKWSANDGDVETVFTKDDLLTHAMIYWVTNSIGTSIRTYANNNRYPWTPSHDRWPRVEAPTGITFVAHENPPGVTTADRVQHFLDSDRAPWYNHVNLTVHERGGHFIPWEIPEEWVDDLRRTFRGRRHD
- a CDS encoding PadR family transcriptional regulator — encoded protein: MQDAVLAMLAKEPSHGYDLHARLRRALGPLGESLNRGQIYVTLARLEKAGLVVCERSDGLPERPERKVYALTPAGQQRVTAWLAEVGRPKPDLAEFHLKLAAAAAARLADPVELVAAQRRELLRRLREVQRAALAEPAGSAAGLLLEGVVLRLQADLRWLEACERAWSKVDDEAEDA
- a CDS encoding ABC transporter ATP-binding protein, encoding MNVSQPALRARHLVKAHGQGQGRVRAVDEVDLEVPQGQLLAVMGPSGCGKSTLLHLLGGLERPTGGEVWVAGRRIDTLSERALARLRRRSVGFVFQAFHLVEELSAAENVELPALLAGRSRRQARRRAGHLLERVGLAGRARHLPAQLSGGQRQRVALARALVNEPLVVLADEPTGNLDSAATLDVLRIFEELRAAGQTFVVVTHDERVAATADRLISMRDGMFVDDTWLAGAARPGLGGLIGLEG
- a CDS encoding ABC transporter permease; translated protein: MGSFVLVGRLVLADLRRHRAQAAMLLLAVTVATATMALGLSLGGMSDALYAQTRAATAGPDVVALTSATGPAATPALASLADDPDVIAHHGPYRVVYADLTARGSATSQVVVQGFAEKPAAVNRPLVTSGRWVRPGGTVLERGFATALGVGVGDRVTIAGRSYPVVGIAVTAATSIYPWAAQVGPGGGPTDYSGLAWMTRSDARALASSADLPVTMALDLKLRDPAATGTIDGADRFPDIDITLHSWQFTAAQDKVILRNSRPILLVGSWLLSFLAVTGVAALAAGRAIEQTRRAGLLKAVGAGPGLIGAVVLTQYLVLALAGDALGLALARLAGPALASPTASRIGDAAGPGTSTVVTATVLAVAVAVLSTLRPTTRALRTATVSALSAAPRSPRHRPWLTALSALLPTPLLLGLRLTARRPGRAVLQACATATTVIAIVGLLTMHVQPERGYGLGGAAGLPNLRGEYDRRLVLAVTLLLIALAVVNTLTFTWTTAVEARANMAIARTLGATPGQVTAGLSAAQLLPSLPGAAAGVPLGVGLLSLFAARNAAQPPAAWLLGAALAILLATAALAALPARLAARRPVAQALAAETA
- a CDS encoding Imm8 family immunity protein, with amino-acid sequence MEAHLSPRGRCIALIPYYAGARISEVVRLDVGDIQMPARKGRLRLYGKGGKFREVDETTPAETSLETGPKHLKTEETDDNPTETIMKAAIRHLHTPDIAPGTYVPDDPQRFMFLVQMIAGPDDGPGDESFDFTVCTPQWLQDQVERDD
- a CDS encoding IS3 family transposase (programmed frameshift), yielding MPGKSPYPAELRRRAVRMVAEVRPDYPTEWATINAVATKLGIGTAETLRTWVRQAQIDEGSRPGRTTDESAELKRLRRENAELRRANEILKAASGFLRGRARPAAHALVTFIDQHAGVFGVEPICRVLTEHGCPISTSTYYAAKRRPPSTRAVRDAELDAHIQRIHTANYGVYGARKVWQQLLREGHRVARCTVERRMRALGLHGARRGKKIRTTTPDPGHERAADRLQRDFTAQQPNATWVADFTHVTAWCGVVYVAFVVDIYSRAIVGWAASLTKHTTLVLDALDMALWRRERTGHPAGPGLVHHSDAGSQYTSFRFTTHLLAAGIDASIGTVGDALDNALMESHIGLYKTELIKPRGPWRSLAEVELATAEWVAWFNTTRLHSAIGHLPPEEFEAIYYAQHHPNEALAINR